In one window of Paraflavitalea soli DNA:
- the gap gene encoding type I glyceraldehyde-3-phosphate dehydrogenase: MKKVAINGFGRIGRMTLRALQDKPGIEVVAINDLTDVATLAHLLKFDSAHGKFPGTIAATDKELTVNGKVIKMLSEKDPAKLPWAALDIDVVIESTGRFTDRAAARAHLSAGAKKVLITAPATGGVKTIVHGINNELIGDDDIYSTASCTTGGIAPVLYILEKEFGIESGFMSTVHAFTADQQLQDAPHRDLRRARAATHSIIPTSTGAAKAIGDVLPALKGKMDGYSYRVPVIDGSVADITVNLSKAVSADVLNALFKQYADGPLKGILEYTEEPLVSADILGNTHSSIIDGKLTKVIQKTVKVVAWYDNEMGISNRISELITEL, encoded by the coding sequence ATGAAGAAGGTAGCTATTAACGGATTTGGAAGAATAGGCCGTATGACCTTAAGGGCATTGCAGGATAAGCCTGGTATTGAAGTAGTGGCAATTAATGACCTCACTGATGTGGCCACGCTTGCGCACCTGCTGAAGTTTGACAGTGCGCATGGTAAGTTTCCCGGCACTATAGCAGCCACCGATAAAGAACTGACGGTAAACGGGAAGGTTATTAAGATGCTGAGTGAAAAAGATCCAGCCAAACTTCCCTGGGCAGCATTGGACATTGATGTAGTGATTGAATCGACCGGCCGCTTTACGGATCGGGCTGCTGCCCGGGCGCACCTGAGTGCCGGTGCTAAAAAGGTGTTGATCACTGCGCCTGCCACGGGCGGCGTAAAGACGATTGTGCACGGTATCAACAATGAACTGATCGGTGATGATGATATCTATTCCACGGCGTCCTGTACTACGGGTGGTATTGCTCCTGTGCTGTATATACTGGAGAAAGAATTTGGCATTGAGAGTGGCTTTATGAGTACTGTGCATGCTTTCACAGCTGACCAGCAATTGCAGGATGCTCCCCACCGCGATCTGCGCCGGGCCCGTGCTGCTACGCATTCCATTATTCCCACCAGTACCGGCGCGGCCAAGGCGATTGGCGATGTGCTGCCTGCGCTCAAAGGGAAAATGGATGGTTATTCTTACCGGGTGCCGGTGATTGACGGATCGGTAGCTGATATCACGGTGAATCTTTCCAAAGCAGTTTCTGCAGACGTTTTGAATGCGCTGTTTAAGCAATATGCGGATGGCCCATTGAAAGGTATTCTCGAATACACAGAAGAGCCGCTGGTATCGGCGGATATCCTCGGCAATACGCATTCTTCCATTATTGATGGCAAGCTCACCAAAGTGATCCAAAAGACGGTGAAGGTGGTAGCCTGGTACGATAATGAGATGGGTATCTCCAACAGGATCTCAGAATTGATTACGGAACTGTAA
- a CDS encoding ABC transporter permease, giving the protein MWRNYLKTAWRNLLKNKAYSVINVLGLAAGMAVALLIGLWVYNEYSYDRFLPGYQQLYRVQRNYDSNGDTLTFRSTSPKLAIALANEIPEIEHVAISDWISQRGLMVGDKKLFLRGAQAGGDFLKMFRYPLTKGDPNTVFADAYSIVLTESTAKALFGDADPINKMVRYNNQNDLRVTGILKDIPANSTLQFNFVVPFSYLEQANPGMKEGYSSFDNNGYQIFVQLKPGVTLAQVAGKIRTIEHSEKGNTNAMNSYVTLQPLERWHLYSNYINGKDTAGFLEYVHTFTLIGVLVLLIACINFINLTTARSEKRAREVGVRKAVGSRRKDLILQFLAESLVLTLIAFVFAVVFVQMALPAFNTLTGGQLALPVGSTGFWGLLLAGVLVTALIAGSRPAFYLSSFQPVKVLKSSVGSGKSNSPFRKILVVAQFSCSIALITSTVIIYQQVQHAKSRPSGYDLDRLVMSPSSSDLTNNYTALKNELIAQGIASQVTTASSPATDVYWHSDIGQWPGKKAGETVEMGIIMVTEDYFKTMGMQIIQGRDFAGVADSNQVIFNEAAIARLRIKDPVNQTIRWGGRARQIAGVVKDALMLSPFSPADPTMFVIDRGAQGHLLYRLSPNTNTANALAQLTTIFNKYNPAYPYQYEFVDQSYAAKFKLEVLIGQLSALFAGLAIFISCLGLFGLAAYIAEQRTKEIGIRKVLGASVSQLWMLLSKDFIVLVLISCVIATPITYYYLHDWLQQYNYRISIQPIVFVIAAILAIVITIVTISVQAIRAALANPVKSLRTE; this is encoded by the coding sequence ATGTGGCGCAACTACCTGAAAACCGCCTGGCGGAACCTGCTGAAAAATAAAGCATACAGTGTGATCAATGTACTGGGACTGGCCGCCGGCATGGCGGTAGCCCTCCTGATCGGCCTGTGGGTATACAATGAATACTCCTACGACCGGTTCTTACCGGGTTATCAGCAGTTATACCGGGTACAACGCAATTACGACAGCAATGGTGACACGCTTACTTTCAGGTCCACTTCACCCAAACTAGCGATTGCGCTGGCCAATGAGATCCCGGAAATTGAACATGTGGCCATCAGTGATTGGATAAGTCAGCGTGGGTTGATGGTAGGTGATAAAAAGTTGTTTTTGCGGGGCGCTCAGGCGGGCGGTGATTTTCTAAAGATGTTCCGGTATCCGCTTACAAAAGGTGATCCCAATACGGTATTTGCCGACGCCTATTCTATTGTGTTGACTGAAAGCACGGCCAAAGCCTTGTTTGGAGATGCGGACCCCATTAATAAGATGGTGCGGTACAACAACCAAAATGACCTGAGAGTAACAGGTATACTAAAAGATATTCCGGCCAACTCCACGCTGCAATTCAACTTCGTGGTGCCTTTCAGCTACCTGGAACAGGCAAACCCCGGCATGAAGGAAGGCTACAGCAGTTTTGACAACAACGGATACCAAATATTTGTACAACTGAAGCCTGGCGTTACCCTGGCACAGGTGGCCGGCAAGATCAGAACTATTGAGCACAGTGAAAAAGGGAACACCAATGCCATGAACTCCTATGTCACCTTACAGCCCCTGGAGCGCTGGCATTTGTATTCAAACTATATAAACGGAAAAGACACGGCGGGCTTTCTTGAATATGTACACACTTTTACGCTGATCGGTGTGCTGGTATTGCTGATCGCCTGTATCAACTTCATCAACCTCACCACGGCCCGTTCTGAAAAAAGAGCGCGTGAAGTAGGCGTACGGAAAGCAGTAGGCTCACGCCGGAAAGACCTCATCCTGCAATTCCTCGCTGAATCACTCGTGCTCACGCTGATCGCCTTTGTATTTGCCGTAGTCTTCGTGCAAATGGCCTTACCTGCCTTTAATACACTTACGGGCGGTCAATTGGCATTGCCTGTTGGCAGTACAGGTTTCTGGGGACTGCTGTTGGCTGGCGTACTCGTCACCGCCCTCATCGCGGGCAGCCGGCCAGCTTTCTATCTTTCTTCCTTTCAGCCGGTGAAAGTATTGAAAAGCAGTGTGGGCAGCGGCAAGTCCAATTCTCCTTTCCGCAAAATACTGGTAGTGGCACAATTCAGTTGTTCCATTGCCTTGATCACCAGTACGGTCATTATTTACCAGCAGGTGCAACATGCCAAAAGCCGCCCGAGTGGTTATGACCTCGACCGGCTGGTGATGAGCCCTTCCAGCTCCGATCTCACCAATAACTACACGGCCCTGAAAAATGAATTGATCGCCCAGGGCATTGCTAGCCAGGTGACCACCGCCAGCAGCCCGGCCACGGACGTATACTGGCATTCTGATATTGGCCAGTGGCCCGGCAAAAAAGCAGGGGAAACGGTAGAGATGGGTATTATCATGGTAACGGAAGATTATTTCAAAACGATGGGCATGCAAATAATACAAGGCCGTGATTTTGCCGGTGTAGCCGATAGCAACCAGGTGATCTTTAATGAGGCAGCGATCGCCCGCTTACGCATCAAAGACCCGGTTAACCAAACCATTCGCTGGGGTGGCAGGGCGCGGCAGATCGCTGGTGTAGTAAAAGATGCACTCATGCTTTCTCCTTTTTCTCCTGCCGATCCCACCATGTTTGTGATCGATCGCGGTGCGCAGGGACACCTGCTGTATCGCTTGTCGCCCAATACGAACACGGCCAATGCCCTTGCACAGCTTACCACCATCTTCAATAAATACAACCCGGCCTATCCCTACCAATATGAATTTGTGGACCAGAGTTATGCCGCCAAATTCAAACTGGAAGTATTGATCGGTCAATTGTCGGCCCTCTTTGCCGGTCTGGCCATCTTTATCAGTTGCCTGGGACTCTTTGGCCTGGCTGCCTATATAGCCGAACAACGCACCAAAGAAATAGGTATCCGCAAAGTATTGGGCGCCTCGGTATCACAACTGTGGATGCTGTTGTCAAAAGACTTTATCGTGCTGGTGTTGATCAGTTGCGTGATCGCAACACCCATTACCTATTATTACCTGCACGACTGGTTGCAACAATATAATTACCGGATCAGCATCCAGCCAATAGTGTTCGTGATAGCAGCGATATTGGCTATTGTGATCACCATTGTCACCATTAGTGTGCAGGCTATCAGGGCAGCCCTGGCCAACCCGGTAAAGAGCCTGCGAACGGAGTAA
- a CDS encoding GlxA family transcriptional regulator codes for MGPTRKSKRKVVLVAMPGAHLLDVAGPGDVFSLASKVAAAATGSDAFGYEIILASATRSKRVVSASGITLTCAVNVVDIDFPVDTMLIGGMSFATAGQLPAAFFDWLRNNQKRVRRMGSVCVGAFALAKAGLLDHRHATTHWEYCEQLQYDYPLVQVDSSPFYVQDGSVYTSGGLTSGMDLALALVEEDLGRDIALTVARKLVLHLKRPGSQNQFGQSLPPLELTSPLVRTIHPWLLQHLHQPLQVEDMATQANMSVRNFSRVFFKETGLTPAKFLEKMRLDIARKFLSDSDLNIEQIAEKCGLGGMVSMRRVFLRHLKVTPSSYRNTFRTSLVREVE; via the coding sequence ATGGGACCTACCCGCAAAAGCAAAAGGAAAGTTGTTCTTGTAGCCATGCCCGGGGCGCACCTGCTCGATGTGGCAGGCCCCGGGGATGTCTTTTCACTGGCTTCCAAAGTGGCAGCTGCCGCCACCGGCAGTGATGCTTTTGGCTACGAGATCATACTCGCTTCTGCTACCCGGTCGAAGCGTGTGGTATCAGCTTCAGGTATTACACTTACCTGTGCGGTGAATGTGGTGGATATTGATTTCCCGGTTGACACGATGTTGATCGGCGGTATGTCCTTTGCCACAGCCGGTCAGCTGCCGGCCGCGTTCTTTGATTGGCTACGCAATAACCAGAAACGGGTACGTCGTATGGGCTCGGTATGTGTAGGTGCTTTTGCATTGGCCAAAGCGGGCTTGCTGGACCATCGACATGCCACCACGCATTGGGAATACTGTGAGCAATTACAATATGATTATCCGTTGGTACAGGTAGATAGCAGTCCTTTTTATGTGCAGGATGGCAGTGTCTATACTTCCGGCGGGCTCACTTCGGGCATGGACCTCGCGCTGGCGCTGGTAGAGGAAGACCTGGGCCGTGATATTGCGCTCACAGTAGCCCGTAAGCTGGTATTGCATTTGAAAAGGCCGGGCAGTCAAAATCAGTTTGGCCAATCCCTGCCGCCGCTTGAATTGACAAGCCCGCTGGTGAGGACCATCCACCCCTGGCTGTTGCAGCACCTGCACCAACCGCTACAGGTAGAGGATATGGCTACGCAGGCCAATATGAGCGTGCGCAATTTCAGTCGCGTGTTCTTTAAAGAGACCGGTCTTACTCCTGCCAAGTTCCTGGAGAAAATGCGGCTGGATATAGCCCGCAAGTTCCTCTCAGACTCAGACCTCAATATAGAGCAGATCGCTGAAAAATGCGGCCTCGGCGGTATGGTGTCCATGCGCCGGGTATTCCTGCGGCATTTGAAAGTAACACCCAGTTCCTACCGCAATACTTTCCGCACTTCGCTGGTGAGAGAAGTGGAATGA